In Methylomonas sp. MK1, the genomic stretch CATCATGGGCACGGCTACGGCCGCGAGTATTATCCGGCTTACCCGGTGGAGCGCGTGTACGTGCCCGAGCGAGTAGTAGAATACGTGCCCATGCAACAGCGCTATTACGCGCCACCGCCACCCCCGCCCGTCAGATATGGTGGTTACGACCAGCGTTCTCCGCAGGGCTTGGTTGGCGGTTTGGTGGGCAGTGCGATGGGTTATGAAATGGGTCGGGGCGACCCATTGGCGGCCGGTATTGGTGCTGCGGCCGGTTCGTGGATTGGCAATGGTATGAATAGATAATGAAGAAGCTCACAGTCTGTTCAGTCACTGCTGCTTGTCTGTTGTTATCGGCTTGCGCTTCGCAAACCGGTTGGACGCCAACCGTCGACACTTACAATAACCAAAACTCTTATCGCTTGAATCAGGATATGCATGAGTGCCAGCAATTGGCGTCGCAAGCGTCCGGGGGCACCGCGAAGGAAACGGCAATAGGCGCCGGCGTTGGCGGTCTGATTGGCGCGGCCGGTGGCGCCGCTTTGGGTGCTGTGCTCGGCAGCCCTGGAAAAGGTGCGGCTATCGGTGCGGCTGCCGGCGGTATCGGCGGAGCATCCAAACAAGGTATTCAATCCGAAGACCGCTATAAAAATGCCTATAACAACTGCCTACGCCAACGTGGCCATCGGGTAGTTAACTGAGCAATCCGTCAAGTCAAACCAGCTCGGCAATCTCTTCTGAATTTTTCAAGTCAATCCATTGAAGACTGCTTGTTTGAGCAGTCTTCCTCGCGGAGAAACAGTTATGTTTTTAGATACGGTATCGGTTTTTTCAAGCCGATTTAGCCTCAACGTGCGGCGATGGCGCGCGGTTATGCCGCTGATGTTTCTTAGTCTGCTTAGTGCCTGTTCTAGTGTTCCGACGCTGCAACGCACTGACGATCAAGCCATGCTGACCGGTCCCACCAAGGCCACGTACACCAAATCTTATAAAGTTAAGGGCAAAACTTATTCCCCTCTACACAGCGCGCTAGGTTACAAGGCGCAGGGCTTGGCTTCCTGGTATGGCGCAGAGTCCGGTAATTTTACTGCCAACGGCGACCGCTTCGATCCGCGCGGCATGACGGCGGCGCATAAAACGCTGCCGATTCCCTCTAAAGTTCGGGTGACCAATCTGCGTAACGGCCGTTACGTGGATGTGGTGATCAACGACAGGGGGCCTTTCAAAGCTAATCGACTTATCGATCTGTCCCAGGGCGCGGCGGAACAGATCGGTATGCGCGGATTGGCGGAAGTGACGGTGGAATATTTGGGAAGTTAGGCTGGTTCAGGCTTGTTGCTGCGCTGGGACATCTCCTTTATGCCCTGTGGGTACGCAGGGATAGGGGGCAGGAGGTCCCTGTTTAGGAATGCCGCAACGCCGGCGCTTGGCACCGAAGCGACTGGCGTTGCGACGATTATGTAAAGCGGTGGGCTATACGTTTTTGTGTCTTTCTTCCACCATTGCATCGATATATTGCATCACCTCGGCACTGGCGGCCTCGGCCAGTTGCATTTGCCGAATGATCTCATCGAGCATGCCTGGATCATCCACCCATTTGTCGCGAGAAACTTCATAAGCCTTTTGTGTAGTCCTATGCACATCGGCATGCGGTTGATTCAATTTAGCGTAAGCGCTGGTCGAGCGGAATTTTTCATAACCCAGTCCCTCGTAATACCATTTTCCTAAGCGGCAATTATGGTTGTCTACCATGATGGCTTGGTGATGAGGGCATTCGTTGGCTGTTTCGACGGCCACATAGCCGTTTTGTTTGTAGACCACATGATCGAGTTTAGCCAGGACGCCGAAAGATTTGTCTTTGGCATAAGAAATGTAATCGACCGAGATCTTTGCGGACCGGGATAAATTGGAAAATTGTTGGCGGAAGGAATTGACTTGCGCCAGTATCTCTTGCGAAAGCGCGGAGGAGCTTTCCGCTTCGGTTTGCATTTGTTCGACTCGTTTATTGAACGACTTGAGGGTTCTGGACACCTCAAGTGCGGCGTTCTTGGTGTGTTCGGAGAGATTTTTGACTTCGTCGGCGACCACCGCGAAGCCTCGGCCGTGCTCGCCGGCGCGTGCCGCTTCTATCGAGGCGTTTAAGGCCAGCAGGTTGGTTTGATCGGCAATCCCGGTAATCATCGATAAGGATTCGGTGATTTTTTTACTGTCGTTAATTAGCGCGCCGATTACATCCGATACCGAGTGTACATTGGAGTTGATGTCGGACAGGGAATTACTGATGGTTTCTACGGCGGATAGGCTGGCGTTGGCGTTCTCGCCTGTTTCCACAGCAATATTCTCTACCTTCTGCATTTGCTCGGTGATATTGAGCAAGTCGCTTTGATTACCTTTCAGATTGTTGAGCAGATTGTTGGTGTTGAGCGCATGCAGGCCTGCCGATAAACGCCGTTTGATCGTCAGTTTGTCGTTTTCATCCATTAATTTGATGGCGTCGTTCATATTCTTCGCCGACTTTTTCAGTATGCCTGGAAAGCCGTCAACCAGCGCATAACGGTCATAATTGCCTTCTGCGGCGTGTTTAAAACAAGAGTTCATTTCTTTGAAGTAAGACTCCATGATGTCCAGCGTCTCATTCAGCTCCCAGGCTATCTTGCCGACTTCGCCCATGCCGCGCGTTTTGGTGACGCGATGATAGAGTTGGCCTTGATTAGTGTGTCTTAACACTTCTTCAATCCGCTCTAAGACCAGCAGGCATTGTTTGCCGGCGTGCCAGGCATCGAAGGCCACCACCGGCAACGGCAGCAGCAAGCCAAGCATGAGCCAGGAAAATCCATGCGTGATAAGCGTGTCGATGAAAGCGGCAACAGTGAAAAATATAATGGTTGCCACCGCATAATTCAGCTTGGTTCTTAAAAACGGAATATTGGCGTTTGAATTCATGGCTTACACTCCGTTGGGTTTATACAGGCTTAACACCAGGCTATTGTAATTTTTAGCGCCGGCTTGCTGAACCACGTCGAATAGGTATTCCAGCGATTTATCCGGGGCATCTTTAACTGAATGGCGTTTCTCGATGGCCAACATTTCCTGATAAATCGGTATGATGACCCCAAGTGCGTTACGGGGCGGGTTACGGCGCACCGAATAGTAACCCTGCAATTTACCGTCTTTGTCATAGTCCGGAGTAATGTTGGCAAATACCCAATAAAATCCGCCATCCTTGCATAGATTCTTGGCAAACCCGAAAAACTCGTCACCGGCTTTTAAGGTATTCCACATGAATCTAAACACGCCGCGCGGCATATCCGGGTGTCTGATGATGTTGTGTTGTATGCCCAGCAATTGGTGTTCCGGATAGCCGGCGATTTCCATAAAAATGCGATTAGCGTAAGTGATCCGCCCCGAGGTGTCGGTCTTGGAAACGATAAAATCGTCATCCGCGAGTTTTTTTTCGTTATTGTTAGGCGTGATAGTCGGCTTCATATTCCGTACCTTAATTTGGGGCTATTGGTGGTCAGTCCAGGCATATTTTGTGCGAAAACCGGATGAGCTTGATCATGAGCGCATCGGACATTGCTTCGATCCGGGGTTGCGATAGCCGTGCATGTTGTGTGGTATTCGCTCGCCACACAAGATTAGCTCAATTGAGCAAATTAATCAGGAGGCGTTTGATTGAAGTGGCTTCGAAGGGCTTGTCCAGTATGGCTGATACTTCGGATTTCTCTATCGCCGCCAGGCGATTTTGGTTTTGCTCGCTGGTGACCATGAGAATGGGCACCGAGCCGCGCTCGGGATGATTGCGGATATGGTCTATCAACTGCAAGCCGTCCATCTCCGGCATGTTGTAGTCGGTAACGACCAGATCAAAATACTGTTGATTGAATAGTTGTAAACCTTGTTTGCCGTCATGAGCCGTAACGATCTGGTAGATGCCGATGTTTTCGAAAACCCTGGTGAGATATTTCAACGAAAATTCGCTGTCGTCCACCAGCAGTACTCGCAGGTCTTCTACATCCAGGTGCGTCAGGTTAAGTTTTTCCGGGCGAACATATTCCAGCGTGGAATGCAGGGCGGTTTCCAAGGCCTGACGGGTAAACGGCTTGGGTAATATGGCAATCGCGCCGGCCTGGCGGATCGGTTCCAGGTATTTGATATTCGTCTCGCTGGAAATCAGCAAAAAGGCCATTTCATACGAGGCATCGTCGTTGCGCAGTGCGTGCACCAATTCCACGCCAGTCATGTCCGGCAGGTACATGGAGCTGATAATCAGATCGGGCCGGGAGTGCTGTAAGCGTTCGAATAGCTCGGCGCCGCTTTGCACACAGGTAATATCGTTTATATCGCAGTCGAGTAAAAAGTGGGAGATGATCTGCTGCTGAGTATGGGACGGTTCGACGAGAAAAACCTGTAAATTGGCAAGCTGATGGTCTGACATGGATTAGTGGTTTTTCATGCAGTATAGGGTTAAACCGATATGCGCTTGTTTGGCAAAGTGCTTGGCTGCGATGAAATCCTCGCGAGTTAAGGGTAGTCCATGAATAGAGTGGTCGCAATAAATAAGGCCGACAGTCTTTTTTTCCGCATAAACCGGGAAAACGAAGCACTCGTATTCGCCGATATGCTGGCGGATCTGCGCGGTGTAAAGCTCATGATGTTGCTGGGGAAACAGCCAGACGCCTTCTTGCTGTTGTAGGGCGTGAAACAGTAAGTTTGCCGAGGGTTCGGAATTGTATATGCGGATTTTTTGGTCGAGCGCGATTTTGTGCCAGCCCAGGGAAAATTTTTCGTTTAGCGTCTGTTTATCCGGACTGAGCAGCATGAACAGGGTTCTGTCCATTTCCACGCCACGGTGTATGCCTTCCAGCACCATTTCAAATAGGCCGTTTAGATCGATTTGTCCGCTGATGTGGCTGCTGATGTCCTGCAAAATTTGAAATTGCAGCTGCTTCTTATCGCCCTTTTCCTCTTCAGCGTCTTCGAATTTGGCGATGATAGCTTCGGTGCTGATGAATTTGGAGGCGTCGTTAGCGCCGAATTGCCGGGCAATGTGCACCGCTTCCAAAGTGTTTTTGTCGATCTTGGCTTTTAGGGTTGCCGGCGACAGGCCGGAAAATTCAGCAACTTTTGCCAGACAAGCCTGCATTGCTTCCGAGTCTTTGCCCGATTTAAGCGCCGCGCAGATCTGATGACCCAGTTGCACCATTTGCACCCGTCTCTCCGCGGAATCCGGTTTGGCGATGGCCTCTTCTATCAAGCCGCTCAGGCACCAGGATTTACTCAGTTTTTTGCCCAAGTCCTGCAAGGTAAAGCCTAGTATTTTTTTCTCGGCTTC encodes the following:
- a CDS encoding septal ring lytic transglycosylase RlpA family protein, which codes for MFLDTVSVFSSRFSLNVRRWRAVMPLMFLSLLSACSSVPTLQRTDDQAMLTGPTKATYTKSYKVKGKTYSPLHSALGYKAQGLASWYGAESGNFTANGDRFDPRGMTAAHKTLPIPSKVRVTNLRNGRYVDVVINDRGPFKANRLIDLSQGAAEQIGMRGLAEVTVEYLGS
- a CDS encoding glycine zipper family protein is translated as MKKLTVCSVTAACLLLSACASQTGWTPTVDTYNNQNSYRLNQDMHECQQLASQASGGTAKETAIGAGVGGLIGAAGGAALGAVLGSPGKGAAIGAAAGGIGGASKQGIQSEDRYKNAYNNCLRQRGHRVVN
- a CDS encoding methyl-accepting chemotaxis protein; the protein is MNSNANIPFLRTKLNYAVATIIFFTVAAFIDTLITHGFSWLMLGLLLPLPVVAFDAWHAGKQCLLVLERIEEVLRHTNQGQLYHRVTKTRGMGEVGKIAWELNETLDIMESYFKEMNSCFKHAAEGNYDRYALVDGFPGILKKSAKNMNDAIKLMDENDKLTIKRRLSAGLHALNTNNLLNNLKGNQSDLLNITEQMQKVENIAVETGENANASLSAVETISNSLSDINSNVHSVSDVIGALINDSKKITESLSMITGIADQTNLLALNASIEAARAGEHGRGFAVVADEVKNLSEHTKNAALEVSRTLKSFNKRVEQMQTEAESSSALSQEILAQVNSFRQQFSNLSRSAKISVDYISYAKDKSFGVLAKLDHVVYKQNGYVAVETANECPHHQAIMVDNHNCRLGKWYYEGLGYEKFRSTSAYAKLNQPHADVHRTTQKAYEVSRDKWVDDPGMLDEIIRQMQLAEAASAEVMQYIDAMVEERHKNV
- a CDS encoding HDOD domain-containing protein — protein: MTPSGTAQKPPQTLDEWTELLRVQEMPIFSNTAHNIYAALDDRHKGAIELATVILQDPNLTAKLLKVGSSPYYNPSKQKMSTVSRAIVVLGAEVIRELTLACSFFEAMLSSTNKDRANREIALALHAAVQAKDLALSMGDTSPEEVFIAALLHNIGHIAFWCSGNPQSKKVHELIEKSGLNNREAEKKILGFTLQDLGKKLSKSWCLSGLIEEAIAKPDSAERRVQMVQLGHQICAALKSGKDSEAMQACLAKVAEFSGLSPATLKAKIDKNTLEAVHIARQFGANDASKFISTEAIIAKFEDAEEEKGDKKQLQFQILQDISSHISGQIDLNGLFEMVLEGIHRGVEMDRTLFMLLSPDKQTLNEKFSLGWHKIALDQKIRIYNSEPSANLLFHALQQQEGVWLFPQQHHELYTAQIRQHIGEYECFVFPVYAEKKTVGLIYCDHSIHGLPLTREDFIAAKHFAKQAHIGLTLYCMKNH
- a CDS encoding PAS domain-containing protein; translated protein: MKPTITPNNNEKKLADDDFIVSKTDTSGRITYANRIFMEIAGYPEHQLLGIQHNIIRHPDMPRGVFRFMWNTLKAGDEFFGFAKNLCKDGGFYWVFANITPDYDKDGKLQGYYSVRRNPPRNALGVIIPIYQEMLAIEKRHSVKDAPDKSLEYLFDVVQQAGAKNYNSLVLSLYKPNGV
- a CDS encoding response regulator, coding for MSDHQLANLQVFLVEPSHTQQQIISHFLLDCDINDITCVQSGAELFERLQHSRPDLIISSMYLPDMTGVELVHALRNDDASYEMAFLLISSETNIKYLEPIRQAGAIAILPKPFTRQALETALHSTLEYVRPEKLNLTHLDVEDLRVLLVDDSEFSLKYLTRVFENIGIYQIVTAHDGKQGLQLFNQQYFDLVVTDYNMPEMDGLQLIDHIRNHPERGSVPILMVTSEQNQNRLAAIEKSEVSAILDKPFEATSIKRLLINLLN